From the genome of Phlebotomus papatasi isolate M1 chromosome 2, Ppap_2.1, whole genome shotgun sequence:
agaagagtGGAGAGCTTGGATTGCTAGGAATTTCATGCCCAACAGAATATGGAGGTGAGTTCCTCAATATCCTCAAAATGCCCTTTCAGAAGATGCAGATGTCTAGATTTCGGATAAAGCAAAATAAATTACGTAGACAGAagagataaaaaattatatgagtAGCAATTAGAGTAAATTTATTGACGTGAGATTGTCTCTTGGTTCATAAAAGAaacacataatattttttataaaggtTCTGGCGGTTCTTACTTGGACCAGTGCGTTGTTTACGAAGAGATCTCGAGAGCTTCTGGAGCCATTGGGCTTTCCTACGGAGCCCACGTGAGTCTGTGTCTGAATCAGCTAAAGAGGCTAGGGACTGAggagcaaaaagaaaagtatCTTCCAAAGGTAAGTTACTTTTTCTTGATTTCTTATAATTTGCGGAAGTTATTTAACAGTCGAGTtccgagttcctcaaatttgaacgacggttgagttcaaaatgaaaaatttgaggttaagtcAAGAAAGTTTTCCGTTCGCCAAATCGTATTGCTCTCCCcaaagcaaaagaaagcggaatagggaATAACAAGcaaaaaattcctcggaattttcctgtatttttctttgaaaattccataggaattttccataataggttccaaggaaaatttcatatatttatACTGGATTTTTTCTGTAGAATACTAATACATCCATGGGAATGTTCGTGGAATTGATGTGGATTTTTCCAtctaaataaaatggagaaaaaatgaagctattACATACACGATACACCTCATATGcttttatttccaaatattaaaggcaaagattacgaggattataacatgttttactaaaccagcaaaaacgaattaacactttatgcaataaaaaaggaattataaaaaaaaattcctaaaatatatattaaatggcataaaaacagtattattttaggttgacgacctatttaatgtaatcacgtcactattatctacacgaaacactgtgtcgcataattaattatattataattgccacatgaatcactgaAAATGTTTGCGAaggtttggaaataaattatccacgttgtcgcaacaccattttatttgtttgacattcgaGAAAATAAGTGGAAAAAACCATATAAAaccctatggaaagatagtggaaatttccataggatttttccagcttatctcgcggacgtttcacgtgtgagtctCCATATAAATGTTCCACAGAACTCCGCGGAAttcaacgctggaattccagtacatcgtacttgaaattccataaagagctatgattccaatggaatttccgactccaaattccatgttaaacttagtggaattttagcgtcaaattccgcggattattgcaatttgaacgctagttttccactggaatttccgcagaattttgctatggggaataccattttatttgtttgacattcgagaaaaaagtggaaaaaaccatggaaaaccctatggaaagatagtggaaatttccaagcgcctggcaagttggcctttttatatggagctatttgaagccaattcctaaattgatctcggactcagctcacagtgccccaaggaaaaaaatcatttacacaaaaatttagaatatttatccctccatacggaaaggtatcttataatacggaaaaacttctcactttttaaatatttagcataacgatcacgagtgcagaaaaattcccatacgcatttatatgtgaaagtaagaaattggcttcaactttaaaGGCCAGTCGCCGGGGACTAGGAAATTTCCATAggatttttccagcttatctcgcggacgtttcacgtgtgagtctCCATATAAATGTTCCACAGAACTCCGCCGAATTCAACGCTGGAATTTCAGTACATCgtacttgaaattccatggaaagttatgattccaatggaatttccgactCCAAATTCCATGTTAAACTTAGtagaattttagcgtcaaattccgcggATTATTGTAATTTGGACActagttttccactggaatttccgtGGAATTTTACTTACCTGcggattttactcggaggttttttgaattgtaacggtatattccagtatAATTCAGacaaattctgtagattttcggcataatttctgcctagaaaatctgtagatattcggCAGAATTTttgcctagaaaatctgtagattttcggcagaatttctgcctaaaAACTCCATAGTGTCCAtcacttcacaaaaatattgttgatttatgtagaaattgtagaaaaagaaaatggtatgctttGCTTAAcgagcattaccgattaaacattttagatcactaaaaagatgcgagcaaaaatactaatttcttaaaaatcgccaatggaatgatacaaaacacgaaatttaggtcgtcATTCTGCTTAAAGTTTCTACTTcgctattctctacttataacacggcgtcgcagaattctttattttatataaatactgTTTATAATTAAACAGtatcagaagaagaagaattaaaaagtagcccgatgttaaaggagaagaattagcgagagtctactgtatcctaGAAATAACAGCCACTAAATTTGAAAGCAAAACGCGTTCTTACTTCCCACATTTATTCTATTGTCTACACTACATGGTTTTGCAGAACCTGTTTGTAAAGCATTACCCTTATTTTTAGGTTAGGTACAATAAATGGTTGCAATACAAAACCATTTTTGAATGATAAGAAAATAAGGCTCTATAATTTAAGAGCCATATCCctaatctaaatttaattaccttgatatattttaaatatagtaAGGATCTGCGCTACATATCTGTaaagtttttgaggttagataaaggttataacctaaaatttgaagaatcttaagaatgttttttttgggcaaaatttctgatatgaaatttctgatttttaaaAGCAGAGAAGATTCCGCGACTTAAGAGAAGTTTTGATTTTTGAAGGTTAGATTAGATTAAATTACAGTGCACCTAGGCGCTGTTACGCTGCACCTAGGCGTGTTTTTGGGCTCATTATGCATCCCCAATTGAATTAGTTACTGTTACGGGAAACATGGTTCAAAACCAGCTCGTTTTTCGGATAACCTTCATTAAACATGGCGGCTTCAAATTTTGAAGGTTAGAACGAACATAACCTAAAGCTTTTTGAATTCATTTACTGGTTAAATGAGCAAATGAAGACGAATTAAGATCATGGCAggctatacattttttttaaacttgaagCTCTGCAGTGGAGAGCATTTTGGGGCCTTGGCCATGAGTGAGCCCAATTCTGGAAGCGATGTGGTTTCTATGAAGACTAGGGCTGAGAAGAAGGGAGACTACTACATCCTGAACGGAAGCAAATTCTGGATCACTAACGGTCCAGATGCAGATACGTTAATTGTTTATGCCAAAACGAACTTCTCAGGCCCTGCTAAACATGGTATTACTGCCTTTATTGTTGAGAAGGGCTATCCGGGCTTCCGGACTGGCCAGAAGTTGGATAAGTTGGGAATTCGAGGAAGTAACACTGGAGAATTGATTTTTGAGGATTGCAAAGTTCCTGCAAAGAATATCCTTGGGCAGGAGGGCAAGGGTGTGTATGTGCTGATGTCCGGTCTGGACTATGAGCGTCTTCTGCTGGCATCCGGACCAGTTGGACTTATGCAGGCTGCTTGCGATGTTGCTTTCGATTATGCTCATCAGAGGAAAGCCTTTGGTCAGAGAATTGGCGAATTCCAGCTGATCCAGGCCAAAATGGCTGATATGTACACAATCCTCGTGGCATCCAGATGTTACCTCTACAGCGTTGCCCGGGCTGTGGATGCCGGAACCGCCAATGCCAAGGACTGTGCAGGAGTTATTCTCTACACGGCTGAGAATGCAACAAAGCTCGGACTCGATTGTATCCAGATTCTGGGAGGCAATGGATACATCAATGAATATCCAGCGGGAAGGATCATGAGAGATGCCAAATTGTACGAAATTGGAGCAGGAACTTCGGAAGTTCGTCGCCTGGTAATTGGAAGGGCTCTAAACAGCGAGTACAAGTAAAAAAGCTTCTTTTGAAGAAGCTTTAAAAGTCTTTCAATCTGCATTTATTGGCTGCATTtacaaagatttattttttgagCCAAATGGGATTaattgtgattaaaatttatacaaaaaaaaaattgttgaaataaaaatgcaaattttgttgacaaaataactttttttttatcttttggtTTGAAGACTCTGATAAGATTCCAGAAGTTCTTATCAACAGAGTAAAAAATCCAGAAGAGCAAACAGACTTCTGGAGAAAGAGGAGACCTTGGGATTGGCTAGGAATGTCCGTTTCTGcggaaatacaaaaattttcaagttAATTGCTCTTAAAATTTGGCAGCTTTGCGGGAAGAAAAACGGAAAGTATAATTGTAATTTTCCGTGCTTTATTACATAGAGCGTCTCAAGTGCCGTGCATAAATACTGTTGATGCATGAGCATGATATTTTGGCGCTCTTGGCGGCTATTTATGTCTTTCACTCCACCCACAATCCCTCAAGTAATCAACGGTcgtaagaaaaataacttaacaCAGCAGGAATTCTGCGTTTTTGATGTAGTAGCATAGGGCTACAATGATATCCGTTCATAagtgtatgttttttttcttttaacaacCACAATTATGAGATTatgatttattcatttattattaaactggacttttcccacaaaattgggGGTAAAAAAccgattttctgaaaaaaaattttcggggtaatttggaatcatgtctacttgggaattttgggattttcttgctgTTCCAGATGATcaaggagaaaaagaaaaccgcGAAGAAGTGCAAGATTCGTgagtacagggagttccggcttaagtgaaaacggattgagaGAAATTGATATGAACTGTTTACTGTTGGGAGctcatataaaataatttttgaaattcccctaaatgtatacaaatattttttatgcggcaaatttgaaatacatttcttatgaataTGAACCGTTCTTGTGGACCGCCGAAAATACATTGCATTCATCAAagcgtttccgtaacttattctAAAGACCTCTCCcgtgggtatgcaatttttctgtgttacTGGAACAaattcgcgggctttttttGGTCCCGCCCGAGAATGTCTTTGAattgaaagcggaactcctgtgctttttcgttgtttttttttctctttttgtcatatagggtaagtgtgccaaattccggccagcttgcaatttcggccaccttttttgttcctcgaatttccatgaatatttaggttttatatactctagagattatacaatgcaaaagaataacaaaaaatgtagcttcgacaaatgagatgagtgaaaaaggcattggaagaattctcgaagggcaaggaactatgagaataaagatggccgaaatagggcaccaaagctatgtctacatttttattcatattaaattgtattaagaatgattttagagtaaataaagacgataaaatgtctacaaggttctaagcaacactccttgagtaggaggaataaaaaaatcaatttttattaaaaatattacatttcaaacttgagactttggcgcttgcatgcaactatgccgaaatttgacacacttaccctaaattggaatttgaattttatatgggtcagaagatTGAAGCAATgcgaaaaacacaatttttcaaaattaactatTACTGTGCAATCTGGTTTGGAAatacaagacctttcaaaaaaactccaaatttaatcaaatccgttgaaaattaggccctccagagtggttgacctttgaccttgaataattcaagatggcgatttttccggtgataggtgtcaaaggacgaaatgttcagctggactaccttcaaaacatatccaaaaataaacgaaatcgctagggtcaattttttgcaaagttgggaaaacctcattttttgacCTGTTATTGGGGGTTAGGGAACGCATAAGAGGGAAGGGGGGGAAATAAAGAAGTTATGtttgagataatgtcatttaaagaggggtcatcgaagacgggaagttgatatctcttatcgtttgaattttatatgggtcaagaggctgaaaaagtgcgaaaaacagcatttttaaaatagagctattaccgttaTTCTCCCGATTCATCACCGAATATgatcgatgcagtcgggttcagagaATTTCATTTAaccaaatctgttgaaaattaggccctccctGGGCGCTCTAGGGTGGTTGATCTTCgactttgaataattcaagacaGTGATTTTTCCGGTCAAAAGTGTTCATGGAGGAAATGTTCAGTTTTGGAGTACCTCCAAaagatgtccaaaaaatgaATGAGATCGTAATgaatccggcacaccttttagatcaggaaaatttcatgaagtcgaaattcgaatccctttctttctcacatgttttccatataactatctcattctttcgcacagaaaattcgattgagctaaattgaatttggagtgatgtttaaaagaagaagaagagtacaatagaatgagatagataacattcaaagcatgtgagaaagaaaggaattcgaatttcgacttgatgaaattttcctgatctaaaaggtgtgctggagccataagGTCCAATATTCAGATTagtcaaaaaatatgtttttggtgGGATGGAAGGGGTGGGACCCCTAAATTTAGGAAGgcgcaaaaataaaaataggtcTTCAAATTCTTTTAAACTGCAACTTTTGCAAAAtcctaattttgaaattaaaattaaaaagattgaAGAATATTTGGAGTCTTAATTGATGTAGAATTACGTGCCTTACCTGCTTCGTTTAGATTATCTCCCTCGTTTTAAGGTTAATAAATCTAACTTTTACCAGTTATATGAACTTATTGGTTTCTCCAAAACCGTTCCAAATTGGATCAACAGATAAAGATCTTATAGGGTGTTCCGGGATTATCCGTATTGGAATACACTTGTGCTAGTAGGAGCTTATTTTTGTGAaatcatttatgaaattctcctaaatgtatgcattttttcgctgaaaatagtccaaaaaattggtactaataatattttgcatattttacggcgtttccgtaacttattcaaCAGAATTCTCCTgagagtatgcaaaatttctgtaTGAATAAATCCATTTCGCGCGCTTTTTTTCGATcctgaaaatatgcataatccctgGACCCCCTGTATCACATTATTTTATCtagaaaaatgataaaaatttaaatggtGTCAATTTCTTCAACAaaacaacataaaaaaaactccttttatttaattaatcccTTTTTATTAGCTTCCAACTTTACACATTGAATATTCAGTaagttttgtgtttttttctttacactGATTAGCAAT
Proteins encoded in this window:
- the LOC129800460 gene encoding isovaleryl-CoA dehydrogenase, mitochondrial; translation: MMLLRHILRSTLQKPVTRMGFQTLRSMSHYPIDENLYGLSSEQQQLRQTVFNFLQKELAPYAQEIDKENNFKNLREFWKKSGELGLLGISCPTEYGGSGGSYLDQCVVYEEISRASGAIGLSYGAHVSLCLNQLKRLGTEEQKEKYLPKLCSGEHFGALAMSEPNSGSDVVSMKTRAEKKGDYYILNGSKFWITNGPDADTLIVYAKTNFSGPAKHGITAFIVEKGYPGFRTGQKLDKLGIRGSNTGELIFEDCKVPAKNILGQEGKGVYVLMSGLDYERLLLASGPVGLMQAACDVAFDYAHQRKAFGQRIGEFQLIQAKMADMYTILVASRCYLYSVARAVDAGTANAKDCAGVILYTAENATKLGLDCIQILGGNGYINEYPAGRIMRDAKLYEIGAGTSEVRRLVIGRALNSEYK